Proteins encoded by one window of Candidatus Eremiobacteraceae bacterium:
- a CDS encoding cupin domain-containing protein, translating into MKHEFKPEAFEWAGVHVQGYHGGQVDLPEQGYRGVSRQTITSGAAESCGFEVRYFEVEPGGYTRLERHEHVHSVTALRGHGYAIVGEAVHPIRGHDHIYVPPMTLHQFVNDGDHAFGFICVVDAERDRPQLPGPDDLATLDANAATRGRYRI; encoded by the coding sequence ATGAAGCACGAATTCAAACCCGAAGCCTTCGAGTGGGCGGGCGTCCACGTACAAGGATATCACGGTGGCCAGGTGGATTTGCCCGAACAGGGCTACCGCGGCGTCTCGCGACAGACCATCACGAGCGGCGCGGCCGAGAGCTGCGGATTTGAAGTCCGGTACTTCGAGGTCGAGCCGGGCGGATACACCCGCCTCGAGCGGCACGAGCACGTGCATTCGGTCACCGCGTTGCGCGGCCACGGCTACGCGATCGTCGGTGAGGCCGTGCACCCGATTCGCGGCCACGATCACATCTACGTGCCGCCGATGACGTTGCACCAATTCGTGAACGACGGCGACCATGCGTTCGGATTCATATGCGTGGTGGACGCCGAGCGCGACCGGCCGCAGTTGCCTGGCCCCGATGACTTGG